A region of the Ornithinimicrobium ciconiae genome:
GAACAGGCCGGAGATGAACGAGAGCGACGCAAAGCCCGACAGCAGGTTGGGACCGAACCAGACCAGCGCCCGGATGACGGACGTCGCCCAGGACAACGGACCATCCTGGTCCCGCAGTCGCACCCGCAGTCCGGTGGCCATCTTGCCCACGGTCGCCCCAAACTGCTTCAGCATCAGCGCCTCGTAGACGATGCCCAGCACTGCGGTCATGAGGCCATACATCAGCAGGTCGCTGGCGAGGCCTGAGGGCACGGTGAGGGAGTCGCCCGGGTCCATCACCCAGTCCATGTAGTCGCCGAAGAAGTCCGGCATGATCACCATGGCGAGCAGCGTCGACACGACGCCGATCAGGATGCCGTCGAGGATGCGGGCCAGGAAGCGCATGCCCCAGCTGGCGATGGGCTGTCCGTCCGGGGTGACCGGACCGGTCTCCAGGCCGGTGTAGCCTCCGCCGGGCATCGGCTGACCCCAGCCGCCCTGCTGCTGACCATAGGGGTTGGCCTGCTGACCCGGCTGCCCGTACTGCGGCGCCTGTCCGTACTGCCCCTGCGGTCCGCCTGGCTGCTGCCCCGGCGCGCCGTACTGACCCCCCTGCCCATGACCCTGCTGTCCGTAGCCCGGCTGGCCCTGGCTAGCGTCCCCCTGCTGGCCCTGGCCGGCGTCCCCCTGCTGGCCGGCATACTGCCCCGGCTGTCCGTAACCCTGGCCCGCTGCCCCTGCGGCCCCCGCGCCTGCCTGGTCCAGACCAGGCTTCTGCTTGGGGCTGGTGTGCTCGGTCCACGTCACGCCGTCCCAGTAGCGCAGGCTGTCGCCGTCCTGCGGGTCGTCGTACCACCCTGCCTCACGTGTATTCATGCCCATAGCCTCCCACGGCTGGGGCCGTGTCCCGAACAACCACGCTGCCCCGCGCGGGTGTTGCGTAGCCCACGTCGTCAGCCGCCGGGTTGGCCTGCGGGCAGTCAGCGCCGCCCGACGAACCACCGCCGGATCGTCTCGATCCGCGTGGTGACCTGCTCGCTGCTGGCGGTGGCCAGCTCGGGGCCTCCGCAGGACCTGCGCAGCTCAGCGTGGACGATGGCGTGCGGCTGGCCCTTCTTCTGCGCGTAGGCCGAGACGAGCTTGTTGAGCTCCTTGCGGTGCTCGGCCAGCGCCCGGTGTGCCGAGACCTGCTCGGCCGCCTTGCGTCCCCCACCGTTGCGGACCTGCTTGCGCTGACGGTCCCGCAGGACGTCGGCCACCTGGTCCGGCTCGAGCAGGCCGGGCAGTCCGAGATAGTCCTCCTCCTCCTGACTGCCTGGCAGCGCGCCGAGGCCGAACTGCTCGGCGTCGAAGAGCACGTGGTCGAACAGGGCGTCGGACTCCAGCGCCTCGAAGGAGGCCTGCTCGGAGTCCAGGGCCTGCTCGGTCGCGTTCGCCTCTGCGACCAGGCTCTCCTCCGGAGTCCAGTCCAGACCGTCCTCGTCGGTGCGCTTCTTGTTGAGGGCGTGGTCGCGCTGGACCTCCATGGAGGCCGC
Encoded here:
- a CDS encoding RDD family protein, giving the protein MNTREAGWYDDPQDGDSLRYWDGVTWTEHTSPKQKPGLDQAGAGAAGAAGQGYGQPGQYAGQQGDAGQGQQGDASQGQPGYGQQGHGQGGQYGAPGQQPGGPQGQYGQAPQYGQPGQQANPYGQQQGGWGQPMPGGGYTGLETGPVTPDGQPIASWGMRFLARILDGILIGVVSTLLAMVIMPDFFGDYMDWVMDPGDSLTVPSGLASDLLMYGLMTAVLGIVYEALMLKQFGATVGKMATGLRVRLRDQDGPLSWATSVIRALVWFGPNLLSGFASLSFISGLFGLLNGLWPLWDKNKQSLNDKVAKTNVVKKRR